One Setaria viridis chromosome 7, Setaria_viridis_v4.0, whole genome shotgun sequence genomic region harbors:
- the LOC117863847 gene encoding Golgi apparatus membrane protein-like protein ECHIDNA gives MDQRQVVSENYANPITCFFHVLFKAAALAFYILFSLFVKSFVIIFVITVLLAALDFWVVKNVSGRILVGLRWWNEIDDEGNSIWKFECLDGESLARMNKKDSWLFWWTLYLTAAAWIVLGIFSLIRLEADYLLVVGVCLSLSIANIVGFTKCNKDAKKNIQAFAQNALASRVTSSLQSAFGVI, from the exons ATGGATCAGCGCCAG GTGGTTAGCGAGAATTATGCCAATCCCATTACATGCTTCTTCCATGTGCTTTTCAAG GCGGCGGCCCTAGCCTTCTACATCCTGTTCTCGCTCTTTGTGAAGAGCTTCGTCATCATCTTTGTGATCACCGTGCTCCTTGCGGCGCTCGACTTCTGGGTGGTGAAGAACGTGAGCGGCAGGATTTTGGTCGGGCTGCGGTGGTGGAATGAGATTGACGATGAGGGAAACAGCATCTGGAAGTTTGAGTGCCTCGATGGGGAG TCTCTCGCTAGGATGAACAAGAAGGATTCATGGCTATTCTGGTGGACTCTTTACTTGACT GCTGCTGCATGGATTGTTCTCGGTATTTTTTCGCTCATCAGACTTGAGGCTGATTACCTTCTTGTTGTCGGAGTTTGCTTGAGTTTAAGCATTGCAAACATTGTTGGCTTCACCAAGTGCAACAAAG atgcCAAGAAGAACATCCAGGCTTTTGCTCAAAATGCGCTCGCTTCCCGCGTCACATCATCGCTGCAATCAGCATTTGGGGTCATCTGA
- the LOC117863846 gene encoding GDSL esterase/lipase At1g09390: MVGATNGANGGGKVISLPLQYFCVLAAAVVAVMVLSLAFMSPAAMVAVRQNLGSVAAGASAGSSSNSSSGAELAAPAPPAAAVKGKEQERQRPPVVLFNFGDSNSDTGGVAAAGGIRIMPPEGRTYFRRPTGRLSDGRVIIDFICESLGTHELNPYLKGIGSDYSNGANFAMAGSTVSHGVSPYSLNVQVDQFVYFRHRSLEMFERGLKGPVSKEGFENALYMMDIGHNDMVGVAHTPSDQWDKKITEIVGEVRKAISILYDNGARKFWIHGTGALGCLPALVVQEKGEHDAHGCLASVNRAAKAYNKKLSQLCDDMRFHLKDATIVYTDMFAIKYDFVANHTKYGIEWPFMVCCGNGGPPYNFKPGKFGCGDLCPPEAKVVSWDGVHFTDFGSGLAAKLAMSGEYSKPRVKLASLIHGGSKKASDS; this comes from the exons ATGGTAGGCGCCACCAACGGCGCCAACGGCGGCGGGAAGGTGATCAGCCTGCCGCTGCAGTACTTCTgcgtgctggcggcggcggtggtggccgtcaTGGTGCTGTCGCTGGCCTTCAtgtcgccggcggccatggtggcCGTCCGCCAGAACCTCGGCTCagtggccgccggcgcctccgcggggagcagcagcaacagcagcagcggcgcggagctggcggcgcccgcgccaccggccgccgctgtgAAGGGGAAGGAGCAGGAGCGGCAGCGCCCGCCGGTGGTGCTGTTCAACTTCGGCGACTCGAACTCGGAcaccggcggcgtggcggcggccggcggcatccGGATCATGCCGCCGGAGGGCCGCACCTACTTCCGCCGCCCCACCGGGCGGCTCTCCGACGGCCGCGTCATCATCGACTTCATCT GTGAGAGCCTGGGCACCCATGAGCTGAATCCATACCTCAAGGGAATTGGTTCAGACTACAGCAACGGCGCCAACTTCGCCATGGCTGGCTCCACAGTGAGTCACGGTGTCTCTCCCTACTCCCTGAACGTCCAAGTCGACCAGTTCGTCTACTTCAGGCACAGATCCCTTGAGATGTTCGAACGAG GATTGAAAGGCCCGGTGAGCAAGGAAGGGTTTGAGAACGCTCTGTACATGATGGACATTGGTCACAATGACATGGTTGGTGTGGCGCATACACCATCTGATCAGTGGGACAAGAAGATCACCGAGATCGTCGGCGAGGTCAGGAAGGCCATTTCG ATTCTGTACGACAATGGTGCGAGGAAGTTCTGGATCCACGGCACCGGCGCCCTGGGATGCCTGCCGGCATTAGTGGTGCAGGAGAAAGGCGAGCACGACGCGCACGGCTGCCTCGCCAGCGTCAACCGGGCCGCCAAGGCGTACAACAAGAAGCTGAGCCAGCTCTGCGACGACATGCGGTTCCACCTCAAGGACGCTACCATCGTGTACACAGACATGTTCGCCATCAAGTACGACTTCGTCGCCAACCACACCAAATACG GGATTGAGTGGCCGTTCATGGTATGCTGCGGCAACGGCGGGCCTCCGTACAACTTCAAGCCGGGGAAGTTCGGCTGCGGTGACCTTTGTCCGCCGGAGGCGAAGGTGGTCAGCTGGGACGGCGTGCACTTCACAGATTTCGGCAGCGGGCTTGCGGCCAAGCTTGCAATGAGTGGCGAGTACTCCAAGCCCAGAGTGAAGCTAGCAAGCTTGATCCATGGCGGTTCCAAGAAAGCGTCAGACTCTTGA
- the LOC117863848 gene encoding GDSL esterase/lipase At1g09390 translates to MASAMNGGGGGGGVLKRVGPLRLQYYIVMGAVAAAVVLATLRYMPGPAAAVSSSVARSGPAAAAPGVGAVAEEEVEVGEEEAEGKRKKKKKGDGVVLFNFGDSNSDTGGVAAVMGIRIAPPEGRAYFHYPTGRLSDGRVILDFICESLGTHHLSPFMKPLGSDFTNGVNFAIAGSTAMPGVTTFSLDVQVDQFIFFKERCLDLIERGESAPVDELGFQTALYTMDIGHNDINGILHMPYDEMLANLPPVIVEIKKAIERLHKNGARKFWIHGTGALGCMPQKLAMPRDDDSGLDEHGCIASINNVCKKFNSLLSEALDELRLTLKKSAIVFVDMFAIKYDLVVNHKKYGIEKPLMTCCGHGGPPYNYDPKKSCMTSDEDLCKLGEKFISWDGVHFTDAANGIVASKVLSGEYSIPRVKLASLVSTAKSDD, encoded by the exons ATGGCGAGCGCGatgaacggcggcggcggcgggggcggggtgcTGAAGCGGGTGGGCCCGCTCCGGCTGCAGTACTACATCGTGatgggcgcggtggcggcggccgtggtgctGGCCACGCTGCGCTACATgccgggccccgccgccgccgtcagcaGCAGCGTGGCCCGCTCCGGCCCAGCCGCCGCGGCCCCCGGCGTcggcgcggtggcggaggaggaggtggaggtgggggaggaggaggcggaggggaagaggaagaagaagaagaagggtgaCGGGGTGGTGCTGTTCAACTTCGGCGACTCGAACAGCGACACGggtggggtggcggcggtgatgggGATCCGCATCGCGCCGCCGGAGGGGAGGGCCTACTTCCACTACCCCACGGGGAGGCTCTCCGACGGCCGCGTCATCCTCGACTTCATCT GTGAAAGCCTGGGCACGCACCATCTCAGCCCGTTCATGAAGCCGCTGGGCTCCGACTTCACCAACGGCGTCAACTTCGCCATCGCAGGGTCCACGGCCATGCCGGGGGTCACCACATTCTCGCTGGACGTGCAGGTGGACCAGTTCATCTTCTTCAAGGAGAGATGCCTCGACTTGATTGAGAGAG GTGAGAGTGCCCCGGTTGATGAGCTGGGTTTCCAAACTGCTCTATACACCATGGACATTGGGCACAATGATATCAATGGCATTCTCCACATGCCCTATGATGAAATGCTTGCCAATCTTCCCCCTGTAATTGTTGAAATCAAGAAAGCCATTGAG AGGTTGCATAAGAATGGGGCCAGGAAGTTCTGGATACATGGGACGGGCGCGCTGGGTTGCATGCCTCAGAAGCTTGCTATGCCGAGGGATGATGACAGTGGTCTAGATGAGCATGGATGCATCGCAAGCATCAACAATGTTTGCAAGAAGTTCAATTCTTTGCTGAGTGAAGCCTTGGACGAGCTGCGCTTGACCCTTAAAAAGTCGGCAATCGTCTTCGTGGATATGTTTGCTATCAAGTATGATCTTGTTGTCAACCACAAAAAATACG GGATTGAGAAGCCGTTGATGACTTGCTGTGGCCATGGAGGCCCTCCTTACAACTATGACCCCAAGAAGAGCTGCATGACTTCGGATGAAGACCTGTGTAAGCTTGGTGAAAAGTTCATAAGCTGGGATGGTGTTCACTTCACTGATGCTGCAAACGGCATTGTGGCTTCCAAAGTGCTCAGTGGCGAGTACTCCATTCCCAGGGTCAAGCTGGCCAGCCTCGTCAGCACTGCAAAATCCGACGATTAA
- the LOC117862772 gene encoding uncharacterized protein, whose product MDLQEHHELIFGEEFCFPATTTYYPPLYGPTGINVPAQLYQHQTISRCDNRAPNYAGHQAQGTSYMYYVIPEYGIAHSPHGPHLLHPCAIGDGSSVRTQEYRAETVEHTYHQPVPTPHYPALPSAVDRTPATTAQSLAYTNGLFVPGGLKQTVAVASESGVAWNQSVQQATISSMGFQGHTFLPKEQPRWPAPWKRQFSGGAMVPARLPRARRASQQSTQVAVPSVRSSLQTNLSYNNEVSNVGSDRCKMLSAERSQPYARTISYANRRLSSVSQQNISKAKMPIGSLSSEIIGKSYTSRLLIGNPEGRIIISTDQYNRDDFQVVYTNAKFFVIKSYNEADIHKSIKYGVWSTSSVGNLKLDTAFRDAQVIAASSSTLCPVLLFFSVNGSSHFCGVAEMVGPVDYQNDMDFWCRKNKWIGSFPVKWHIIKNVHNSTFRSILLQNNEDKPVTSSRDTQEIHYTPGTTMLELFKYTRAEGCVLDDFMVHEEEEARSGQLERFKLRQGAPHFIPAWHGPCTKRPMLPKSDSVLKDRIVSETNNLTDKLQNLNLDGHQSSCQEFGNRTSEASTTNTQKGSHYYGDQVLDNPVKVIASDVKFALDGERRRWKKVETTPTEKPQPETVARVSSKAPPRKHRKEGKNTLVHSASGAPEMTCEEQKIVGKPCSPAFGSTPSQACSKPVPGVVAIGSMLIPITTSI is encoded by the exons ATGGATCTTCAGGAGCATCATGAGCTCATATTTGGAGAGGAGTTCTGCTTTCCTGCCACCACAACTTACTATCCACCTCTTTATGGCCCAACTG GAATTAATGTGCCTGCCCAGTTGTATCAGCACCAGACAATCTCGAGATGTGACAATCGAGCTCCAAATTACGCG GGCCACCAGGCTCAAGGCACATCATACATGTATTATGTTATCCCTGAATATGGGATCGCTCATTCTCCCCATGGACCTCACCTTTTGCACCCCTGTGCCATAGGTGATGGTAGTTCTGTCAGAACCCAAGAGTATCGCGCTGAAACTGTGGAGCACACATACCATCAACCAGTTCCTACACCCCACTATCCTGCCCTTCCATCTGCGGTAGACAGGACCCCAGCTACCACCGCTCAATCTCTTGCATACACCAATGGCCTGTTTGTCCCAGGTGGACTAAAGCAAACTGTAGCTGTTGCCTCAGAAAGTGGTGTTGCGTGGAATCAATCTGTACAACAAGCTACTATTTCTTCAATGGGATTTCAAGGCCATACTTTTCTACCAAAGGAACAACCGCGTTGGCCAGCTCCATGGAAGCGACAATTCTCTGGTGGGGCCATGGTGCCAGCTAGACTTCCTCGTGCTCGACGG GCATCACAGCAGTCTACACAAGTGGCAGTTCCTTCTGTCCGGTCTTCTCTGCAGACTAATCTGTCATACAACAATGAAGTTTCAAATGTTGGATCTGACCGTTGTAAGATGTTGTCAGCTGAGAGATCCCAACCATATGCAAGAACCATCAGCTATGCTAATCGAAGGTTGAGTTCCGTGAGTCAGCagaacataagtaaagcaaaaATGCCAATAGGTTCATTGTCCTCAGAAATAATTGGAAAATCCTATACATCAAGGCTCCTTATTGGCAACCCAGAGGGTAGAATAATCATTAGCACTGATCAGTATAACAGAGATGATTTCCAAGTGGTGTATACAAATGCAAAATTCTTTGTTATAAAGTCCTACAATGAGGCTGATATTCACAAATCTATCAAGTATGGTGTGTGGTCGACATCCTCTGTTGGAAACCTGAAGCTGGATACTGCATTCAGAGATGCTCAAGTGATAGCTGCAAGTAGTTCTACCTTGTGCCCAGTTTTGCTGTTCTTTTCG GTCAACGGAAGTTCACATTTCTGTGGAGTTGCTGAGATGGTTGGCCCTGTTGACTACCAAAACGACATGGACTTTTGGTGCAGGAAGAATAAATGGATTGGCAGCTTTCCTGTAAAATGGCACATCATAAAAAACGTACATAACTCCACCTTCCGAAGTATCTTGCTGCAGAACAATGAAGATAAACCTGTGACCAGTAGCAGAGATACACAAGAG ATACACTACACTCCTGGAACAACTATGCTCGAACTCTTCAAATATACCAGAGCAGAGGGATGTGTGCTTGATGACTTCATGGtgcatgaggaggaggaagcaagGAGTGGACAACTCGAGAGGTTTAAGCTGCGCCAGGGTGCTCCACATTTTATACCTGCTTGGCATGGCCCTTGTACCAAAAGACCTATGCTACCCAAATCAGACAGCGTGCTGAAGGACAGAATTGTCAGTGAGACAAACAATCTGACAGACAAGCTACAGAATCTCAACTTGGATGGGCACCAGAGTTCATGTCAAGAATTTGGGAACCGGACTAGCGAAGCTTCCACCACAAACACACAGAAAGGAAGCCATTACTATGGAGACCAGGTTCTTGATAATCCTGTGAAGGTTATTGCTTCAGACGTGAAATTTGCTTTGGATGGAGAACGACGCCGCTGGAAGAAGGTTGAGACCACCCCAACTGAAAAGCCACAACCAGAAACTGTTGCCAGGGTCTCGTCAAAAGCACCACCTAGGAAGCATCGAAAAGAAGGTAAAAATACATTGGTGCACAGTGCATCAGGAGCTCCTGAGATGACTTGTGAAGAACAGAAGATCGTTGGGAAGCCCTGTTCACCTGCATTCGGTTCAACGCCAAGTCAAGCCTGCTCAAAACCCGTGCCTGGTGTTGTTGCCATTGGGTCAATGCTTATCCCAATTACGACGTCCATTTAG